A single window of Eucalyptus grandis isolate ANBG69807.140 chromosome 1, ASM1654582v1, whole genome shotgun sequence DNA harbors:
- the LOC120286471 gene encoding uncharacterized mitochondrial protein AtMg00810-like, which yields MDTSATLNEEEHNPSSTTASPVSNEETQVSSQPTPQNNPPRRSGRATRPPTWTKDYVCAASSSQGFKQSRHDYALFTWTKDMSSIYLMIYVDDILIMGNYDSAVTSLKKYLHSAFHIKDLGPPKYFIGIEIAHSKQGISLSQRKFMLEIISEAGLSECKPAIIPIEQNIKLTTADYDVSLQSTEDDLLLKDPLSYQRLVGKLIYLTMTRPNICYAVQTLSQFMHSPKQSHMNAALKVVKYLKKCPGLGILLSRDCNMEMAAYCDADYATCPMSRRSITGFCIKLGESLLSWKTKKQSTVSLSSAEAEYRSMAKTICEVVWLRGLLLDLGVQVKGSTLS from the exons ATGGATACTTCAGCTACACTGAACGAGGAGGAGCATAATCCTTCATCAACAACAGCATCTCCAGTGTCAAATGAAGAGACACAAGTGTCTTCGCAACCAACACCACAAAATAATCCGCCACGGCGTTCTGGACGTGCTACGCGTCCGCCCACATGGACAAAGGACTATGTTTGTGCAGCTTCAAGTTCTCAAG GATTCAAACAGTCCAGACATGATTACGCCTTATTCACATGGACAAAAGATATGTCATCTatctatttgatgatatatgttgatgacatacttattatgggaaatTATGACTCCGCTGTGACAAGTCTCAAGAAATATTTGCATTCCGCTTTCCATATTAAAGATTTGGGACCACCCAAATACTTCATTGGCATTGAGATAGCTCATTCAAAGCAAGGAATCTCACTTAGTCAACGGAAATTTATGTTAGAAATTATATCTGAAGCAGGTCTATCAGAATGTAAACCAGCAATTATTCCTATTGAGCAGAATATTAAATTGACTACTGCTGATTATGATGTGAGTCTACAATCTACTGAGGATGATTTGTTGCTCAAAGACCCATTAAGCTATCAGAGACTGGTTGGGAAACTTATTTATCTCACTATGACTAGACCAAATATATGTTATGCGGTTCAAACGCTGAGTCAGTTCATGCATAGCCCCAAACAGTCTCATATGAATGCCGCATTAAAAGttgtgaaatatttgaagaaatgccCAGGACTTGGGATTCTTCTTTCTCGTGATTGCAACATGGAAATGGCAGCTTACTGTGATGCTGATTATGCGACTTGtcctatgagtcgaagatctATCACTGGTTTCTGCATCAAACTTGGAGAATCgttactttcatggaaaacaaagaaacagtCCACCGTCTCTCTGTCATCAGCTGAAGCTGAGTATCGATCCATGGCCAAGACCATATGTGAGGTAGTTTGGTTACGAGGCTTACTTCTGGATCTCGGAGTACAAGTCAAGGGATCAACCTTATCGTGA
- the LOC104434531 gene encoding omega-hydroxypalmitate O-feruloyl transferase — protein MEALTINGGNMTVRKFEPVMVHPESEIPNGFYFLSSLDQAIPFTVKTIYRYEKGSDIVGDVLRQALSKVLVHYYPFTGSMAMSPEGGFIVELTKKGVPFVEAEADCSMNMLGDIRVPDPDVTNKLIYSDPKAKTIFETPLLTAQVTKFKCGGFTLGVGMYHSLVDGVSGMNFVNSWAQIARGKPVTTVPFHDRTRLKSRVPPQIKYPYDDFVQIADASDTESLYQRDPLVHKLFVFDADRIAATKKLVLSEGKVKCCSSFAAVTALVWRAWSEALRMKPHQLTKLRIMADFRSKFETETLPEHYFGNAVVTTASLCSAGELHKRPISFAVEQIQKALELLDEEYVRSRIDFVGVYKPQLSSVGTLVISSWTRLAYGMSDFGWGGPSQFGCGDLGRELCVYFPEGDGKKGIAVVLALPLSAMNAFEELVQV, from the exons ATGGAGGCATTAACAATCAACGGCGGCAACATGACTGTTCGGAAGTTCGAGCCCGTCATGGTCCATCCCGAGTCCGAGATCCCCAACGGGTTCTACTTCCTGTCCAGCCTCGACCAGGCCATTCCCTTCACGGTGAAGACGATCTACCGCTACGAGAAAGGCAGCGACATTGTCGGGGACGTGCTCAGACAAGCTTTGTCGAAGGTTCTGGTCCATTATTATCCATTTACTGGCTCCATGGCCATGAGCCCTGAAGGGGGCTTCATCGTGGAGTTGACAAAGAAGGGCGTGCCATTTGTAGAGGCGGAGGCTGATTGTAGCATGAACATGCTGGGCGATATCCGAGTTCCCGATCCCGACGTCACCAACAAACTTATTTACTCCGATCCCAAGGCCAAAACCATATTCGAAACACCCTTACTAACTGCACAG GTGACGAAGTTCAAGTGCGGTGGATTCACTCTGGGAGTTGGAATGTACCACAGCCTGGTCGACGGCGTCTCCGGGATGAACTTCGTCAACTCGTGGGCCCAAATCGCAAGAGGGAAGCCGGTGACGACCGTCCCTTTCCACGACCGGACCCGGCTGAAGTCGCGGGTGCCGCCCCAGATCAAGTACCCCTACGACGACTTTGTACAGATCGCCGACGCGTCGGACACCGAGTCGCTGTACCAGCGAGACCCGCTGGTGCACAAGCTCTTCGTCTTCGACGCCGACAGGATCGCGGCAACCAAGAAGCTGGTGCTGTCCGAGGGGAAGGTGAAGTGCTGCTCGAGCTTCGCGGCCGTCACGGCGCTGGTGTGGCGCGCGTGGAGTGAGGCGCTGAGGATGAAGCCTCACCAACTGACGAAGCTCCGCATAATGGCCGACTTCAGGTCCAAGTTCGAGACGGAGACGCTGCCCGAGCATTATTTCGGCAACGCCGTGGTCACGACCGCGAGCCTTTGCTCCGCGGGGGAGCTGCACAAGAGGCCCATCTCGTTCGCTGTCGAGCAGATACAGAAGGCGCTCGAGCTGCTGGACGAGGAGTACGTGCGGTCGAGGATAGATTTTGTGGGTGTGTACAAGCCGCAGCTCTCGTCGGTGGGCACCTTGGTGATCAGCTCCTGGACTCGGCTGGCCTACGGGATGTCCGACTTCGGGTGGGGCGGCCCGTCGCAGTTCGGGTGCGGGGACCTGGGGAGGGAGCTGTGCGTGTACTTCCCGGAAGGGGACGGGAAGAAGGGGATCGCGGTGGTGCTGGCTTTGCCTCTCTCGGCCATGAACGCCTTTGAAGAGCTGGTCCAAGTTTAA
- the LOC104434497 gene encoding squamosa promoter-binding-like protein 1: MEARVEAQAPRHFYGLPPVDLRALGKRSVEWDSNDWKWDGDLFVARPLNPVPSDFPGRQFLPLENGIPAAAGNSSNSSSSCSDEVNLRTDDGKRELEKRRRVIVVEDDNSDDKAGGLTLKLGGYPVADRDVGTWDGNSGKKTKLAGGSASRAVCQVEDCGADLSNAKDYHRRHKVCEMHSKATKALVGNIMQRFCQQCSRFHALQEFDEGKRSCRRRLAGHNKRRRKTNPEATPNANSVNDEQASSYLLISLLKILTSMHSNQSKQATDQDLLAHILRSIASSTSGHGERNISGLLQESQAILNGGTSLANSELVHPMSSKGVEGPSRLVQPQAAGPASQILANGREATGGQSKLNNFDLNDTYIDSDDGMEDLDRSPVPANLGTSSIDCPSWMQQESHQSSPPQTSGTSDSASAQSPSSSSGDTQSRTDRIVFKLFGKDPNDFPLLLRTQILDWLSHSPTDIESYIRPGCIILTVYLRQDEDAWEELCYDLSSSLNRLLDVSDDFFWKTGWMYIRMQHQMAFIYNGQVVVDTSLCLRSMNCSRIMSIRPIATSSSETTQFSVKGFNMCHPATRLLCALEGTYLVQEATLELMNEEDNLEEHDELQCVKFSCSIPRVTGRGFIEVENGGLPGSFFPFIVAESDVCLEIRSLENALEFVEADADDHGTSKFAAKNQAFEFIQEMGWILHRSGLRSRLRQLDPYTDSFSFKRFKWLIEFSMDHDWCAVVKKLLDILFDGTVGAGEHPSIYRAVLEMGLVHRAVRRNCRPLVQLLLRYIPQSVSEKLESELKSLINGSHQNFLFRPDAVGPAGLTPLHIAAGKDDSEDVLDVLIDDPGMVGIEAWKTARDSTGSTPEDYARLRGHYSYIHLVQKKINKRPSVPHVVLDIPDAVPDSNGVQKQNKETTSSFEIGKTEQQLAHKSCKLCSQKVAYGMRSRSLLYRPTMLSMVGIAAVCVCVALLFKSCPEVLYVFQPFRWEALDFGSS, from the exons ATGGAGGCTAGAGTCGAGGCGCAGGCGCCGCGTCATTTCTACGGGCTGCCTCCGGTCGACTTGCGTGCGTTAGGGAAGAGGAGCGTAGAGTGGGATTCGAACGATTGGAAGTGGGACGGCGATCTGTTCGTCGCTAGGCCGCTGAACCCGGTCCCGTCCGATTTCCCCGGCCGGCAGTTTCTCCCGCTCGAGAACGGTATTCCTGCCGCGGCTGGCAATTCATCGAATAGCTCGTCGTCGTGCTCCGATGAAGTCAATTTGAGGACTGATGATGGAAAGAGGGAGCTCGAGAAGCGTCGGAGGGTTATTGTTGTCGAGGACGATAACTCGGATGATAAAGCAGGCGGCCTCACTTTGAAGCTGGGAGGTTACCCAGTCGCCGATAGGGATGTGGGAACTTGGGATGGGAATAGTGGGAAGAAGACTAAGCTTGCCGGGGGTTCTGCGAGTCGGGCAGTTTGTCAGGTAGAAGACTGCGGTGCCGATCTCAGTAATGCAAAGGACTATCACAGACGGCACAAGGTATGTGAGATGCACTCCAAAGCCACCAAAGCACTTGTGGGAAACATCATGCAGAGGTTTTGTCAACAGTGCAGTAG GTTCCATGCCCTTCAAGAAtttgatgaaggaaagagaagtTGCCGCAGACGTTTAGCTGGCCACAATAAACGGAGGAGGAAAACGAATCCTGAAGCAACCCCTAATGCAAATTCCGTTAACGATGAGCAGGCCAGCAGTTATCTGCTGATAAGCTTATTGAAGATACTGACTTCTATGCACT CCAATCAGTCAAAACAAGCTACAGATCAGGATTTGCTAGCACATATTCTCAGAAGCATTGCCAGTAGCACTAGCGGGCATGGGGAAAGGAATATATCTGGGCTCTTACAGGAATCTCAAGCTATTCTCAATGGTGGAACCTCTCTTGCCAATTCAGAATTGGTTCATCCCATGTCCTCAAAGGGTGTTGAAGGACCTTCAAGGCTTGTTCAACCTCAAGCTGCAGGGCCTGCATCACAGATTCTAGCAA ATGGCAGAGAGGCAACTGGAGGCCAGAGCAAGCTGAATAACTTTGATCTGAATGATACTTACATTGACTCTGATGATGGCATGGAGGATCTTGACAGGTCGCCTGTCCCTGCAAATTTGGGCACCAGTTCTATTGATTGTCCTTCATGGATGCAACAAGAATCTCACCAGTCTAGCCCACCTCAAACAAGTGGGACTTCAGATTCAGCATCTGCTCAATCACCTTCTAGTTCAAGTGGTGACACCCAG AGCCGGACAGACCGAATTGTTTTCAAATTATTTGGGAAAGATCCCAATGATTTTCCCCTTCTCCTACGAACACAG ATACTTGACTGGCTATCTCACAGTCCTACTGACATTGAGAGCTACATTAGGCCTGGTTGTATCATTCTTACAGTTTATCTTCGTCAAGATGAGGATGCATGGGAGGAG CTTTGCTACGACCTCAGTTCCAGTTTAAATAGGCTTCTGGACGTCTCAGATGACTTTTTCTGGAAGACGGGATGGATGTATATCAGAATGCAGCATCAAATGGCATTTATCTACAATG GTCAGGTTGTTGTTGACACATCATTGTGTCTTAGGAGTATGAACTGCAGTAGAATTATGAGCATTAGACCGATCGCCACATCATCTTCTGAAACAACTCAGTTTTCTGTTAAAGGCTTTAACATGTGTCACCCTGCAACAAG GTTGTTGTGTGCCCTTGAAGGCACGTATCTAGTTCAAGAAGCAACTCTGGAGTTGATGAATGAGGAGGATAACCTAGAGGAGCATGATGAACTCCAatgtgttaaattttcttgttctatcCCGAGAGTGACTGGAAGGGGATTCATCGAG GTCGAAAATGGCGGTCTCCCAGGCagcttcttccctttcatcgTAGCAGAGAGTGACGTGTGCTTGGAGATACGTTCGCTTGAGAatgctttggagtttgttgaaGCTGATGCGGATGATCATGGAACTTCGAAATTTGCAGCGAAGAATCAAGCATTTGAATTCATACAAGAAATGGGTTGGATTCTTCATAGAAGTGGGTTAAGGTCTAGATTGAGACAGCTGGATCCATACACTGACTCGTTTTCATTTAAACGGTTCAAGTGGCTGATTGAGTTCTCCATGGATCATGATTGGTGTGCGGTGGTAAAGAAGCTCTTGGATATTTTGTTTGATGGAACAGTTGGTGCAGGGGAGCACCCTTCAATATATCGTGCTGTGCTTGAGATGGGCCTCGTTCACAGGGCTGTGAGGAGAAACTGTAGGCCTCTCGTTCAGCTTCTTTTGAGATACATACCTCAGAGTGTCTCAGAAAAATTAGAATCTGAACTGAAGTCACTGATCAACGGAAGTCATCAGAACTTTTTGTTTAGACCTGATGCTGTAGGTCCTGCAGGGTTGACACCTCTTCACATTGCTGCTGGTAAAGATGATTCAGAGGATGTACTGGATGTGCTAATTGATGACCCTGGAATG GTTGGTATTGAGGCATGGAAAACTGCTCGAGATAGCACGGGATCCACACCAGAAGATTATGCTCGCTTGCGTGGCCACTACTCATATATCCACCTAGTCcagaagaaaatcaacaagagaCCGTCAGTGCCTCATGTGGTTCTTGATATCCCAGATGCGGTCCCAGACAGCAATGGCGTGCAGAAGCAGAATAAAGAAACCACGAGCAGCTTTGAGATCGGAAAGACGGAACAGCAGCTCGCTCATAAGAGTTGCAAGCTGTGTAGCCAAAAGGTGGCTTATGGTATGAGAAGCAGGTCACTATTGTACAGGCCCACAATGCTGTCGATGGTGGGTATCGCCGCAGTGTGTGTCTGCGTGGCTCTTCTATTCAAGAGCTGCCCGGAAGTCCTTTACGTGTTCCAGCCCTTCCGGTGGGAAGCGTTGGATTTCGGATCAAGCTAA
- the LOC104434517 gene encoding LOW QUALITY PROTEIN: S-adenosylmethionine synthase 2 (The sequence of the model RefSeq protein was modified relative to this genomic sequence to represent the inferred CDS: inserted 1 base in 1 codon): METFLFTSESVNEGHPDKLCDQISDAVLDACLAQDPESKVACETCTKTNMVMVFGEITTKGNIDYEKIVRDTCRTIGFVSDDVGLDADKCKVMVNIEQQSPDIAQGVHGHLTKRPEEIGAGDQGHMFGYATDETPELMPLSHVLATKLGARLTEVRKNGTCPWLRPXGKTQVTVEYYNDNGAMVPVRVHTVLISTQHDETVTNDEIAADLKEHVIRPVIPEKYLDEKTIFHLNPSGRFVIGGPHGDAGLTGRKIIIDTYGGWGAHGGGAFSGKDPTKVDRSGAYIVRQAAKSIVASGLARRCIVQVSYAIGVPEPLSVFVDSYGTGKIPDREILKIVKENFDFRPGMISINLDLKRGGNGRFLKTAAYGHFGRDDPDFTWEVVKPLKWEKPQS, encoded by the exons ATGGAGACCTTCCTATTCACCTCCGAGTCTGTGAACGAGGGTCACCCCGACAAGCTATGCGACCAGATCTCCGATGCCGTGCTTGACGCCTGCCTCGCCCAGGATCCTGAGAGCAAGGTTGCTTGTGAGACGTGCACAAAGACCAACATGGTCATGGTTTTCGGTGAAATCACCACCAAGGGCAACATCGACTACGAGAAGATTGTCCGCGACACTTGCCGCACCATTGGATTCGTCTCCGATGATGTCGGTCTAGATGCTGACAAGTGCAAGGTCATGGTGAACATTGAGCAGCAGAGCCCTGATATTGCCCAGGGTGTCCACGGCCACCTCACCAAGCGCCCTGAAGAGATTGGTGCTGGCGACCAGGGCCACATGTTTGGGTACGCCACTGATGAGACCCCCGAATTGATGCCCCTGAGCCATGTCCTGGCGACCAAGCTTGGAGCACGCCTCACTGAGGTCAGGAAGAACGGTACTTGCCCCTGGCTGAGAC ATGGAAAGACCCAAGTCACCGTTGAGTACTACAATGACAACGGCGCCATGGTTCCTGTCCGTGTTCATACCGTGCTGATCTCGACCCAGCATGACGAGACAGTCACGAACGACGAAATCGCTGCTGATCTCAAAGAGCATGTTATTAGGCCTGTCATCCCTGAGAAGTACCTTGATGAGAAAACAATCTTCCACCTTAACCCCTCGGGCAGGTTTGTCATCGGTGGTCCCCATGGTGACGCGGGTCTCACTGGCCGTAAGATCATCATCGACACCTATGGTGGCTGGGGAGCCCACGGTGGTGGTGCCTTCTCAGGAAAGGACCCCACCAAAGTGGACAGGAGCGGTGCCTACATTGTTAGGCAGGCTGCTAAGAGCATCGTAGCAAGTGGGCTTGCTCGCAGATGCATTGTGCAGGTCTCCTATGCCATTGGCGTGCCTGAACCTTTGTCCGTCTTCGTTGATTCTTACGGAACGGGGAAAATTCCCGACagggaaattttgaagattGTTAAGGAGAACTTTGATTTCAGGCCAGGAATGATTTCCATTAACCTGGACCTGAAGAGAGGTGGCAATGGAAGGTTCTTGAAGACCGCCGCCTACGGTCATTTCGGAAGGGACGACCCCGACTTCACCTGGGAGGTTGTGAAGCCCCTCAAGTGGGAGAAGCCTCAATCTTGA
- the LOC104434507 gene encoding major pollen allergen Ole e 10 — MKGSRRMQTRPGAAWCIAKPSTDNDRLHHNIDYSCRLSGVNCELIQVGGSCFQPDNAVSHASVAMNLYYKAAGKHHWDCHFNGSAIIVTGDPSIGNCIYPV, encoded by the exons ATGAAGGGAAGCCGCAG GATGCAAACGAGACCTGGTGCTGCCTGGTGCATTGCGAAGCCATCCACAGACAACGATAGGCTTCATCACAACATAGACTACAGCTGCCGCCTTAGCGGGGTCAACTGTGAATTGATTCAAGTGGGTGGAAGCTGCTTCCAGCCTGACAATGCAGTTTCGCATGCTTCGGTCGCAATGAACCTCTACTATAAAGCAGCAGGGAAGCACCACTGGGACTGCCATTTCAATGGCTCAGCCATAATCGTAACAGGTGATCCTT CCATTGGCAATTGCATCTATCCAGTGTAA